From Musa acuminata AAA Group cultivar baxijiao chromosome BXJ3-8, Cavendish_Baxijiao_AAA, whole genome shotgun sequence, one genomic window encodes:
- the LOC103993276 gene encoding adenine phosphoribosyltransferase 4-like isoform X1 — protein sequence MACGKDGEQDPRIGGIAASIRVVPDFPKKGIMFQDITTLLLDPKAFKNTVDLFVERYIGKDVSVVAGIEARGFIFGPPIALAIGAKFVPLRKPRKLPGEVISEKYVLEYGTDCLEMHVGAVQPGDHALVVDDLIATGGTLCAAMNLLERAGAEVVECACVIELPELKGREKLNGKPLYVLVESR from the exons ATGGCGTGTGGGAAGGATGGGGAGCAGGACCCTCGCATTGGAGGGATAGCGGCTTCCATCCGCGTCGTCCCCGACTTTCCCAAGAAAG GAATCATGTTCCAGGACATCACCACCCTGTTGCTCGACCCGAAAGCCTTCAAGAACACGGTGGACTTGTTCGTGGAGCGGTACATCGGGAAGGATGTCTCCGTTGTCGCTG GGATTGAGGCTAGAGGCTTTATATTCGGTCCCCCGATTGCTTTGGCAATTGGTGCAAAGTTCGTTCCCTTGAGGAAGCCAAGAAAGTTACCTG GTGAAGTCATTTCAGAAAAGTATGTTCTGGAATATGGGACTGATTGTCTTGAAATGCATGTCGGAGCAGTCCAACCTGGTGACCATGCTTTGGTTGTTGATGATCTGATAGCAACTGGGGGAACTCTTTGTGCTGCCATGAATTTACTTG AGCGTGCTGGGGCTGAGGTGGTTGAATGTGCATGTGTTATTGAACTTCCAGAACTCAAG GGTCGAGAAAAATTAAATGGTAAGCCATTATACGTACTGGTGGAGTCGCGTTGA
- the LOC135645563 gene encoding protein NRT1/ PTR FAMILY 6.3-like → MAGLPETGREGETLSDAWDFKGRPAVKSQTGGWTCASMILGVELCERLTTLGIAVNLVTYLTATMHLGSAASANAVTNFLGTSFMLCLLGGFVADTFLGRYLTIAIFTAVQASGVTILTISTAAPGLRPPACADPLTGGCVRANGTQMGVLYLGLYLTALGTGGLKSSVSGFGSDQFDEGDGAEKKQMLRFFSWFFFFISIGSLMAVTVLVYIQDNLGRRWGYGICAVAIVLGLAVFLSGTSRYRFKRLVGSPLTQIAAVVTGAWRKRALDLPADPSMLHDIDAAGGDCTPGEKSSKKKKKQKLPHTKEFRFLDRAAVVEGDTAVEQSKWRLSTLTDVEEVKQVIRMLPTWATTIMFWTVYAQMTTFSVSQATTMERRIGSSFEIPAGSLTVFFVGSILLTVPAYDRLVVPAARRLTGNPHGLTPLQRIAVGLALSILAMCAAALTERKRLAIARTDTTAAAVVPLSVFWLIPQFFLVGAGEAFTYIGQLDFFLRECPKGMKTMSTGLFLSTLSLGFFLSSALVTIVHRVTGESGKGAWLPDDLNKGKLYDFYWLLAALSVVNLVVFVVAARSYVYKEKRTADDGTHVVGLEDEVCCHA, encoded by the exons ATGGCTGGCTTACCTGAGACTGGCAGAGAGGGAGAAACCCTCTCCGACGCATGGGACTTCAAGGGCCGCCCCGCTGTCAAGTCACAGACCGGCGGCTGGACTTGCGCCTCCATGATCTTAG GGGTGGAGCTGTGCGAGAGGCTGACGACACTGGGCATCGCGGTGAACCTGGTGACGTACCTGACCGCCACCATGCACCTCGGCAGTGCCGCCTCCGCCAacgctgtcaccaacttcctgggAACTTCCTTCATGCTCTGCCTCCTCGGCGGCTTTGTCGCCGACACCTTCCTCGGCCG ATACCTCACCATCGCCATCTTCACCGCCGTTCAAGCCTCT GGGGTAACTATCTTGACCATATCGACGGCTGCGCCGGGTCTGAGGCCGCCGGCGTGCGCTGATCCGTTGACCGGCGGTTGCGTGCGGGCGAACGGGACGCAAATGGGCGTGCTGTATCTGGGACTCTACCTGACGGCGCTCGGGACGGGCGGGCTCAAGTCGAGCGTGTCCGGCTTCGGGTCGGACCAGTTCGACGAGGGCGACGGAGCCGAGAAGAAGCAGATGCTGCGGTTCTTCAGCTGGTTCTTCTTCTTCATAAGCATCGGATCGCTGATGGCCGTGACCGTGCTGGTCTACATCCAGGACAACCTCGGCCGACGGTGGGGCTACGGCATCTGCGCCGTGGCAATCGTCCTCGGCCTGGCCGTGTTCTTGTCCGGCACCAGCAGGTACCGGTTTAAGAGGCTGGTGGGGAGCCCGCTAACCCAGATCGCCGCCGTCGTCACCGGCGCGTGGAGGAAGAGGGCCCTCGACTTGCCTGCGGACCCTTCCATGCTCCACGACATCGACGCCGCCGGAGGAGATTGCACCCCCGGCGAGAAgagcagcaagaagaagaagaagcagaagctgCCTCACACCAAAGAGTTCCG CTTCTTGGACCGGGCGGCCGTCGTGGAAGGAGACACCGCTGTGGAGCAAAGCAAGTGGCGGCTCTCCACCTTGACGGACGTGGAGGAGGTGAAGCAAGTGATCCGGATGCTCCCCACCTGGGCCACCACCATCATGTTCTGGACCGTCTACGCCCAGATGACCACCTTCTCTGTGTCGCAGGCCACTACCATGGAGCGCCGCATCGGCTCCTCCTTCGAGATACCCGCTGGCTCCCTCACCGTCTTCTTCGTTGGCTCCATCCTCCTCACCGTCCCCGCCTACGACCGCCTCGTCGTCCCCGCCGCCCGCCGCCTCACTGGGAACCCCCACGGCCTCACTCCCCTGCAGCGCATCGCTGTCGGCCTCGCCCTCTCCATCCTCGCCATGTGCGCCGCCGCGCTCACCGAGCGCAAGCGCCTCGCCATCGCCAGGACCGACACGACCGCCGCCGCCGTGGTGCCCCTCAGCGTCTTCTGGCTCATCCCCCAGTTCTTCCTGGTGGGGGCGGGCGAGGCGTTCACCTACATCGGACAGCTGGACTTCTTCCTGAGGGAGTGCCCAAAGGGGATGAAGACCATGAGCACCGGGCTGTTCCTCAGCACGCTCTCGCTCGGCTTCTTCCTGAGCTCGGCGCTTGTCACCATCGTCCACCGGGTGACAGGGGAGAGCGGCAAGGGAGCGTGGCTGCCGGACGACCTCAACaaagggaagctctatgacttctACTGGCTCCTGGCGGCGCTCAGCGTGGTGAACCTGGTGGTCTTCGTGGTTGCCGCGAGGAGCTACGTCTATAAGGAGAAGAGGACGGCGGACGACGGCACCCACGTGGTGGGGCTGGAGGACGAGGTCTGCTGCCATGCATGA
- the LOC103993276 gene encoding adenine phosphoribosyltransferase 3-like isoform X2, which produces MACGKDGEQDPRIGGIAASIRVVPDFPKKGIMFQDITTLLLDPKAFKNTVDLFVERYIGKDVSVVAGEVISEKYVLEYGTDCLEMHVGAVQPGDHALVVDDLIATGGTLCAAMNLLERAGAEVVECACVIELPELKGREKLNGKPLYVLVESR; this is translated from the exons ATGGCGTGTGGGAAGGATGGGGAGCAGGACCCTCGCATTGGAGGGATAGCGGCTTCCATCCGCGTCGTCCCCGACTTTCCCAAGAAAG GAATCATGTTCCAGGACATCACCACCCTGTTGCTCGACCCGAAAGCCTTCAAGAACACGGTGGACTTGTTCGTGGAGCGGTACATCGGGAAGGATGTCTCCGTTGTCGCTG GTGAAGTCATTTCAGAAAAGTATGTTCTGGAATATGGGACTGATTGTCTTGAAATGCATGTCGGAGCAGTCCAACCTGGTGACCATGCTTTGGTTGTTGATGATCTGATAGCAACTGGGGGAACTCTTTGTGCTGCCATGAATTTACTTG AGCGTGCTGGGGCTGAGGTGGTTGAATGTGCATGTGTTATTGAACTTCCAGAACTCAAG GGTCGAGAAAAATTAAATGGTAAGCCATTATACGTACTGGTGGAGTCGCGTTGA
- the LOC135644088 gene encoding protein NRT1/ PTR FAMILY 6.3-like yields the protein MASLPETAGEGKTLPDAWDFKGRPAVKSRTGGWSCAATILGVELCERLTTLGIAVNLVTYLTGTMHLGSAASANIVTNFMGTSFMLCLLGGFIADTYLGRYLTIAIFTAVQASGVTILTISTAAPGLRPPACDGSYSGGCTRASGLQLGVLYLGLYLTALGTGGLKSSVSGFGSDQFDETDGAEKKQMTKFFSWFFFFISLGSLMAVTVLVYIQDNLGRPWGYGICAVAIVFGLVVLLSGTRRYRFKRLVGSPLTQVAVVVASAWRKRRLALPADPSMLYDLDSNVGGAENNKKKQKLLHSKQFRFLDRAAIVEDDAATEQSKRRLSTLTDVEEVKQVIRMLPTWATTIMFWTVYAQMTTFSVSQATTMDRRIGPSFEIPAGSLTVFFVGSILLTVPVYDRLVVPAARRVTGNPHGLTPLQRIAVGLALSILAMCAAALTERKRLAAAWTDPTDTAGVVPLSVFWLIPQFFLVGAGEAFTYIGQLDFFLRECPKGMKTMSTGLFLSTLSLGFFVSSALVTIVHKVTGESGKGAWLPDDLNKGKLYDFYWLLAVLSTLNLVVFVVAAARGYVYKEKRTADDSVDGVELEEEGCCHA from the exons ATGGCCAGCTTACCTGAGACTGCCGGAGAGGGGAAGACCCTCCCCGACGCGTGGGACTTCAAGGGCCGCCCCGCCGTCAAGTCCCGAACCGGCGGCTGGTCTTGCGCTGCCACCATATTAG GGGTGGAGCTGTGCGAGAGATTGACGACGCTGGGCATTGCCGTGAACCTGGTGACGTACCTGACCGGTACCATGCACCTCGGCAGCGCCGCATCTGCCAACATCGTCACCAACTTCATGGGCACCTCCTTCATGCTCTGCCTCCTCGGTGGCTTCATCGCCGACACCTACCTCGGCCGGTACCTCACCATTGCCATCTTCACCGCTGTCCAAGCCTCT GGGGTGACCATCTTAACCATATCGACGGCGGCGCCGGGGTTGAGGCCGCCGGCTTGCGACGGCTCCTACTCCGGTGGTTGTACGCGGGCGAGCGGTCTGCAGCTGGGGGTGCTCTACCTGGGACTCTACCTGACGGCCCTTGGGACGGGCGGGCTCAAGTCCAGCGTCTCTGGGTTCGGCTCCGACCAGTTCGACGAGACCGACGGAGCCGAGAAGAAGCAGATGACCAAGTTCTTCAGCTGGTTCTTCTTCTTCATAAGTCTCGGCTCGCTGATGGCGGTGACGGTGCTGGTCTACATCCAGGACAACCTCGGGCGCCCGTGGGGCTACGGCATCTGCGCCGTGGCCATCGTGTTCGGCCTGGTCGTGTTATTGTCGGGCACCAGAAGGTACCGTTTCAAGAGGCTGGTGGGGAGCCCTCTGACCCAGGTCGCCGTCGTCGTTGCCAGCGCGTGGCGGAAGAGGCGCCTCGCCTTGCCGGCGGACCCGTCCATGCTCTATGACCTCGACTCCAACGTAGGCGGGGCAGAGAACAACAAGAAGAAGCAGAAGTTGCTACACAGCAAGCAGTTCCG TTTCTTGGACCGGGCGGCCATTGTGGAAGACGACGCTGCCACGGAACAGAGCAAGCGGCGGCTGTCCACCTTGACGGACGTGGAGGAGGTGAAGCAAGTGATCCGGATGCTCCCCACCTGGGCCACCACCATCATGTTCTGGACCGTCTACGCCCAGATGACCACCTTCTCCGTGTCACAGGCCACCACCATGGACCGCCGCATCGGCCCTTCCTTCGAGATTCCCGCCGGCTCCCTTACCGTCTTCTTCGTCGGTTCCATCCTCCTCACCGTCCCCGTCTACGACCGTCTCGTCGTCCCCGCCGCCCGCCGCGTCACCGGGAACCCACACGGCCTCACTCCCCTGCAGCGCATCGCCGTCGGTCTCGCACTCTCCATCCTCGCCATGTGCGCCGCCGCGCTCACCGAGCGCAAGCGCCTCGCCGCCGCCTGGACTGACCCGACCGACACCGCCGGCGTCGTGCCCCTCAGCGTCTTCTGGCTCATCCCCCAGTTCTTTCTGGTGGGGGCGGGCGAGGCGTTCACCTACATCGGTCAGCTGGACTTCTTCCTGAGGGAGTGCCCCAAGGGCATGAAGACCATGAGCACCGGGCTGTTCCTCAGCACGCTCTCGCTCGGCTTCTTCGTGAGCTCGGCACTGGTCACCATCGTTCACAAGGTGACCGGAGAGAGCGGCAAGGGGGCGTGGCTGCCAGACGACCTCAACAAAGGGAAGCTCTACGACTTCTACTGGCTCCTGGCGGTCCTGAGCACGTTGAACCTGGTAGTATTCGTGGTGGCGGCGGCAAGGGGTTACGTCTACAAGGAGAAAAGGACAGCCGACGACAGCGTCGACGGGGTGGAGCTGGAGGAGGAGGGCTGCTGCCATGCATGA